A section of the Marinoscillum sp. 108 genome encodes:
- a CDS encoding single-stranded DNA-binding protein codes for MTTLKNSVQLIGRLGNDPQVRTFDSGKKMATFSLATNETYLNAKGEKVEDTQWHNIVIWGKKADIAEKYLKKGSEVAVQGKLINRSYESNGEKKYITEISLNELLMMDKKA; via the coding sequence ATGACAACTTTAAAAAACAGCGTACAATTAATCGGCAGATTAGGTAACGACCCACAAGTGAGAACTTTTGACAGTGGCAAGAAAATGGCCACCTTCTCTCTGGCTACCAATGAAACGTACCTCAATGCCAAAGGGGAAAAAGTAGAAGACACCCAATGGCATAACATTGTGATCTGGGGAAAGAAAGCCGACATAGCCGAAAAATACCTCAAAAAAGGCAGCGAAGTTGCCGTGCAAGGCAAACTGATCAACCGGAGCTATGAAAGCAATGGTGAAAAGAAATACATCACCGAAATCAGCTTGAATGAACTCCTGATGATGGACAAAAAAGCCTGA
- a CDS encoding ABC transporter permease, giving the protein MLKNYFVIALRSFRKNKAYSLLNVLGLAIGLACCLFVFTIIRYENSFDNWHTKKDRIYRVVSHYHGDNRIYYSGILPYPTGDAILRDLPDFEKVVQFHGPEDEKISLIDASGNFQVFRQSGILYTDEHFFEVMDFEILKGAPGEALKDPYKVYLTQEMATKYYADENPIGKMVKLNNDKDLEVVGIVQTPPKNTNLPFKMIVSLPTMRLRMPDAFRDNWGMTWAFSCYALAPENADIPELERKLDAAMDAYDRDLEDREKSTIKLQPLSEIHNDERYGDGQNYVTPSLMIWAFVLLGALILGTACLNFINLSTAQAIRRAKEVGVRKVLGSLKSQLFWQFMIEILVIVLVGMVIALTLGQILISKFNTFLTEIEYDLSYGSDVIWFAILLAVVVAFFAGLYPALILSGYKPVDALNHKINIRKGSGNINLRRILVITQFAFTNLMLICTVIIAAQMDFMKSKDLGFNFDRVVTIDFPDGAYLKMDAIAGEYRSKSYVEDVSKSRTTPLSNSNWNNSYFIKGEEYIDGNNANIKHGDKNYLDFYDIELLSGRNIPEQHINDSTYDIIVNEKLLTTLGWKTHEEAIGQWIDMGYIEGKVIGVMEDYNVRSLQYGLKPAIFMYKSDEFNQLAIRLKSEPSPDVVADIEATFRQFYPNDLFEFEVLKDEIQDHYVLENMLHQIIKFVSVLSILLGTMGLYGLVSFMTNKNAKDIGVRKVFGASVASILGIFGREYTKLMLIAFVVAAPLAYWLMSLWMEEFAYRIDITYGYFVIAFGISFAIALGTVGYRSFRAATANPIQSLRYE; this is encoded by the coding sequence ATGCTAAAAAACTATTTTGTCATCGCGCTGCGAAGCTTCAGAAAAAACAAAGCCTACTCTCTTCTGAATGTTCTGGGATTGGCTATAGGCCTGGCCTGCTGCCTGTTTGTATTTACCATCATCCGGTACGAAAACTCCTTTGACAATTGGCACACCAAGAAAGACCGGATATATCGGGTGGTCTCCCACTATCACGGCGACAACAGAATTTATTATTCAGGAATTCTCCCTTATCCAACTGGAGATGCCATTTTACGGGATTTGCCGGATTTCGAAAAAGTCGTACAGTTTCACGGGCCTGAGGATGAAAAGATTTCCCTGATTGACGCCTCTGGCAACTTTCAGGTTTTCAGACAATCAGGTATCCTCTATACCGATGAGCACTTTTTTGAAGTCATGGATTTTGAAATTCTAAAAGGAGCACCCGGAGAGGCGCTCAAAGACCCCTATAAGGTATATCTCACCCAGGAAATGGCCACCAAATACTATGCAGATGAAAACCCCATAGGTAAGATGGTGAAGCTCAACAATGACAAAGACCTGGAGGTGGTAGGCATTGTGCAAACCCCACCCAAAAACACCAACCTGCCCTTCAAAATGATCGTTTCGCTGCCTACCATGCGTCTGAGAATGCCAGATGCCTTTAGGGATAACTGGGGTATGACCTGGGCCTTCTCCTGCTATGCGCTGGCCCCGGAAAATGCGGACATCCCGGAACTGGAAAGGAAACTGGATGCTGCTATGGATGCCTACGACAGGGACCTGGAAGATCGGGAAAAGTCAACCATCAAACTACAACCGCTTTCTGAAATACATAATGACGAACGCTATGGCGATGGTCAAAACTATGTCACCCCATCACTGATGATTTGGGCATTTGTGCTGCTTGGAGCGCTGATCCTGGGTACTGCCTGTCTCAACTTTATTAATCTTTCCACCGCTCAGGCCATACGCAGGGCCAAAGAAGTGGGAGTACGCAAAGTCCTCGGTAGTCTCAAATCTCAGCTCTTTTGGCAATTCATGATTGAAATACTGGTGATCGTACTCGTGGGCATGGTGATCGCACTCACCCTGGGGCAAATCCTTATTTCAAAATTCAACACCTTCCTGACGGAAATTGAGTACGACCTCTCCTATGGCAGTGATGTCATTTGGTTCGCTATACTCCTGGCTGTTGTCGTGGCGTTTTTCGCAGGACTATACCCAGCGCTGATCCTCTCCGGATACAAGCCAGTGGATGCCCTCAACCATAAGATCAATATCAGAAAAGGTAGTGGCAACATCAACCTACGGAGGATCCTGGTGATTACACAATTTGCCTTCACCAACCTAATGCTCATTTGCACGGTGATCATAGCCGCGCAGATGGATTTTATGAAGTCCAAAGACCTGGGTTTCAACTTTGATCGGGTGGTCACCATTGATTTTCCGGATGGAGCCTATCTTAAAATGGATGCCATTGCCGGAGAATATCGATCCAAAAGTTACGTGGAGGATGTTAGCAAAAGCAGAACTACACCCCTTTCCAACAGTAATTGGAACAATTCCTACTTTATCAAGGGCGAAGAGTACATAGATGGGAACAATGCCAACATCAAACACGGAGACAAAAATTATCTTGACTTTTATGACATAGAGCTCCTATCTGGTAGAAATATTCCAGAGCAGCACATCAATGATTCCACCTATGACATCATCGTCAATGAGAAGCTATTGACCACTCTGGGTTGGAAAACACATGAGGAAGCAATAGGGCAATGGATCGACATGGGTTATATAGAGGGAAAGGTCATCGGGGTGATGGAAGACTACAATGTACGTTCACTCCAGTATGGGCTGAAGCCTGCCATATTCATGTACAAGTCAGATGAATTCAATCAGCTGGCCATCCGACTGAAGTCTGAACCTTCACCAGATGTAGTAGCCGATATTGAAGCCACTTTCAGACAGTTTTACCCGAATGATCTTTTCGAATTTGAAGTGCTCAAAGATGAGATTCAGGACCATTACGTTTTGGAGAACATGCTCCACCAGATCATTAAATTTGTATCTGTATTGTCCATCCTGCTGGGTACCATGGGGCTCTATGGGCTGGTTTCCTTCATGACCAATAAAAATGCCAAAGACATAGGTGTAAGAAAGGTGTTTGGCGCATCTGTGGCAAGTATTCTGGGCATCTTTGGGAGAGAATACACCAAACTGATGCTCATCGCTTTTGTGGTGGCCGCACCTTTGGCTTACTGGCTCATGAGCCTGTGGATGGAGGAGTTTGCATACCGCATTGACATTACTTACGGCTATTTCGTCATTGCATTTGGGATATCCTTTGCCATTGCACTGGGTACAGTCGGCTACAGATCCTTCCGGGCCGCTACTGCCAACCCCATACAGTCGCTCAGGTATGAGTAA
- a CDS encoding sigma-54 dependent transcriptional regulator — translation MKQRGHILIVDDDADVLHTARLVLKGHYEQVSTESSPLRLESMLRRESVDIILLDMNFKTGATTGNEGLFWLKKIKAINPHVYVIMNTAYGDIQLAVESMKLGAVDFLVKPWEKEKLLSTVNTVYQLALSNRSVEKLKGRESALTQDIDAGYGQLVSESEPMQTVLAQIDKVAATDASILILGENGTGKELIAREIHRRSQRRDEGLIKVDLGALPESLFEAEMFGHVKGAYTDAKEDRPGRFEIADGGSLFLDEIGNLSITMQSKMLSVLQNRSVTRVGSSKAVAFDVRVISATNQPLYPMVEAGLFRQDLLYRINTVEIELPPLRQRKQDIRLLSLYFLKEYGEKYQKSGLKIEERTHRQLANYTWPGNIRELQHAIERAVIMCDDSVIAAEDILPQRKAQSNETRSLRVEDVEKSTVIRAIEKHGGNLSKAADELGMGRTTLYRKMKKYGI, via the coding sequence ATGAAGCAAAGAGGACACATATTGATTGTAGATGATGATGCTGATGTGCTGCATACGGCCAGATTGGTATTGAAAGGGCACTACGAGCAGGTATCTACGGAGAGTTCTCCCCTTAGGCTGGAGTCTATGCTCAGAAGGGAGTCGGTAGACATTATCCTGCTGGATATGAATTTTAAGACAGGTGCCACCACTGGCAATGAGGGCCTATTCTGGCTAAAGAAAATCAAAGCGATTAATCCGCATGTATATGTCATCATGAATACAGCCTATGGTGATATACAGCTGGCGGTGGAGTCTATGAAATTAGGTGCGGTGGACTTTTTAGTAAAACCCTGGGAAAAGGAAAAATTGCTTTCTACGGTCAATACGGTCTATCAGCTTGCACTTTCCAATAGGAGTGTCGAAAAGCTCAAGGGACGTGAGTCAGCCCTCACACAGGATATCGACGCAGGCTATGGTCAGCTGGTTTCAGAAAGTGAACCCATGCAAACTGTGCTTGCTCAGATTGATAAAGTAGCCGCCACCGATGCTTCCATCCTTATTCTGGGTGAAAACGGAACCGGTAAGGAGCTAATTGCCCGTGAGATTCATCGGCGGTCACAGCGTCGCGATGAGGGACTGATTAAGGTGGATCTGGGGGCATTACCGGAAAGCCTGTTCGAAGCGGAAATGTTTGGTCATGTGAAAGGGGCCTATACCGATGCAAAGGAAGACCGGCCGGGCAGGTTCGAAATCGCAGATGGGGGCTCACTTTTTTTGGATGAAATTGGAAACCTGAGCATCACCATGCAGTCTAAGATGCTTTCGGTACTGCAAAACCGATCAGTTACGCGGGTGGGCTCGAGCAAGGCAGTTGCTTTCGACGTACGGGTGATCAGTGCCACCAATCAGCCACTTTATCCCATGGTGGAAGCGGGGTTGTTTCGTCAGGACCTGCTATACAGGATCAATACCGTGGAAATAGAACTGCCTCCTTTGCGGCAGCGAAAACAGGATATACGACTTCTTTCCCTGTATTTTTTGAAGGAATACGGGGAGAAGTATCAGAAATCAGGCCTTAAGATAGAGGAACGAACTCACCGGCAGCTGGCTAACTATACATGGCCGGGGAATATCCGCGAATTGCAACACGCCATAGAGCGCGCCGTAATCATGTGTGATGACTCTGTGATTGCTGCTGAGGATATCCTCCCGCAGCGGAAAGCACAATCGAATGAGACACGCTCTCTACGGGTAGAAGACGTGGAGAAAAGTACGGTAATCAGGGCCATCGAAAAGCATGGTGGTAACCTGAGTAAGGCAGCAGATGAGCTGGGAATGGGCCGGACCACCCTCTATAGGAAAATGAAGAAATACGGCATATGA
- a CDS encoding PAS domain-containing sensor histidine kinase, with the protein MKSFRLHVVIRVVLAVSFGLVAYYFGMLTPFWLMSAWMVLFFVVTIVSLIRYVEKSDRELSGFLMAIRQNDFTNTYPAARSRSNQLHRAFNVITGEFIKLRSEKESNFHFLKTVVEHSGVPLMAYTVDDEEVTLVNQSVKTLFGIPYFTKLGSLQRADPTLVETIRSLRTGDKVLVKVKINGEMMYLSIVTRELILQGRRNKVIAFHNINTELDQKEVESWQKLIRVMTHEIKNSVIPISTLAEVINDMLKGSGEGSFALGDLSPEDQDDLIVSIRTIEKRSKGLVKFVASYGDLARVPRPELQQVDLCELVREVVRLQEKPLRKAGIALETNFPKGALTLSLDGEMIQQVVINLVKNATEALKDANTPNGQIQLVIAKYASEVVVQVADNGPGIEEEILDQIFIPFFTTKKEGSGIGLSYSKQIMRAHNGNLRVKSTEAGAVFELSFWVV; encoded by the coding sequence TTGAAGTCGTTTCGCCTCCATGTAGTTATCAGAGTAGTTTTAGCCGTGAGTTTTGGGCTGGTGGCTTACTATTTTGGGATGTTGACACCCTTTTGGTTGATGAGTGCCTGGATGGTTCTGTTTTTTGTGGTGACCATTGTTTCACTGATTCGCTATGTAGAAAAGTCCGACCGGGAGCTGTCCGGCTTCCTGATGGCCATTCGCCAAAATGATTTTACCAATACCTATCCAGCTGCCCGGAGCCGTTCTAATCAACTGCACAGGGCCTTCAATGTGATCACTGGGGAGTTTATCAAATTACGGAGTGAAAAGGAGTCCAATTTTCACTTTCTCAAAACTGTGGTGGAGCACAGTGGAGTGCCGCTGATGGCCTATACCGTAGATGACGAGGAGGTGACCCTGGTCAATCAATCGGTTAAAACACTTTTTGGGATTCCATACTTTACTAAGCTTGGTTCTCTGCAGCGGGCCGACCCAACTCTGGTGGAGACCATCCGGTCACTGAGGACCGGAGACAAGGTCTTGGTCAAAGTGAAGATCAATGGTGAAATGATGTACCTGTCCATTGTGACCAGGGAGCTCATTTTGCAGGGTCGACGCAATAAGGTCATTGCCTTCCATAATATCAATACCGAACTGGACCAGAAGGAAGTGGAGTCCTGGCAAAAGCTCATACGGGTGATGACCCACGAGATCAAAAATTCAGTGATTCCAATCTCTACCCTGGCGGAAGTGATCAATGACATGCTCAAAGGAAGTGGTGAAGGTTCATTTGCCCTGGGTGATCTTTCACCGGAAGATCAGGATGATCTCATTGTGAGTATACGAACCATCGAAAAACGGAGCAAGGGATTGGTAAAGTTCGTCGCCAGCTATGGAGACCTGGCCAGGGTACCCAGACCAGAGCTACAGCAGGTAGATCTGTGTGAGTTGGTACGTGAGGTGGTGAGGTTACAAGAGAAGCCCCTGCGCAAAGCGGGGATTGCGTTGGAAACCAATTTTCCGAAAGGTGCCCTTACACTTTCATTGGATGGTGAGATGATTCAGCAAGTAGTGATCAATCTGGTCAAAAATGCCACTGAGGCACTCAAGGATGCCAATACTCCAAACGGTCAGATCCAACTGGTCATTGCCAAATATGCCTCTGAGGTAGTGGTGCAGGTGGCTGATAATGGCCCCGGAATAGAGGAGGAAATATTAGACCAGATATTCATTCCGTTTTTTACCACCAAGAAGGAGGGATCAGGCATAGGGTTGAGCTACAGCAAGCAGATCATGCGTGCACACAACGGAAATCTGCGTGTAAAATCCACAGAAGCTGGAGCCGTATTTGAATTGAGTTTTTGGGTGGTTTGA
- a CDS encoding thioesterase family protein — MIPIQYIEEIKVSAGDLDELHHVNNVVYLKWVQLVAENHWRSAVSQTLQNQYIWVVLSHFIQYHKSAVLDDHLTLLTYVGEFEGVRSIRYVKIKRGTELIAEAKTEWCMLDAVTKRPKRVTDEVSQWFFKT, encoded by the coding sequence ATGATCCCTATACAGTACATTGAAGAAATAAAGGTAAGTGCCGGGGATCTGGATGAGCTCCATCATGTCAACAATGTGGTTTATCTGAAATGGGTGCAGCTGGTAGCTGAAAATCACTGGAGATCGGCAGTTAGCCAGACCCTCCAGAACCAATACATTTGGGTGGTTTTGAGTCATTTCATTCAATATCACAAGTCGGCAGTGCTCGATGACCACCTCACACTGCTCACTTATGTGGGGGAGTTTGAAGGTGTGAGAAGCATTCGCTATGTGAAGATCAAGAGAGGGACGGAGCTGATCGCAGAGGCCAAAACAGAATGGTGTATGCTGGATGCCGTGACCAAACGCCCCAAGCGGGTGACCGATGAAGTGTCCCAGTGGTTTTTCAAAACTTAA
- a CDS encoding SDR family NAD(P)-dependent oxidoreductase has translation MSESGNALITGVSTGIGYACCEVFIASGYRVFGSVRTQKDADRLSETFGERFTPLIFDVTDHEAIDLAAITVSKALSDQGLDCLINNAGVALGGPMMHVPIERLREQFEVNVIGLVKVTQAFLPLLGARAGHIGKPGRIINISSVVGQIAMPFLGPYVGSKYALEGISQVMRRELMHYGIDVVVVGPGAIKTPIWNKGMDSLYEDTAFARSLQIFAKGFIRGSIKHGFEPGKLALDIFRIFKKDRPKPRYAIVAKPFLNWWLPKFLPTRMMDRYLAKKLEIIR, from the coding sequence ATGAGTGAATCAGGAAATGCACTCATTACAGGAGTGTCTACCGGGATCGGGTATGCTTGCTGCGAGGTATTTATCGCCTCAGGGTACCGGGTGTTTGGTAGTGTGAGGACTCAAAAAGATGCCGACAGACTGAGTGAGACATTCGGTGAAAGGTTCACACCACTCATTTTTGATGTCACGGATCATGAGGCCATTGACCTTGCCGCGATCACGGTGTCCAAAGCGCTAAGCGATCAGGGATTAGACTGTCTCATTAACAATGCGGGAGTTGCTTTGGGTGGGCCCATGATGCACGTCCCCATTGAGCGTTTACGAGAACAATTTGAGGTCAATGTCATCGGTTTGGTAAAGGTAACTCAGGCCTTTCTGCCTCTTCTGGGAGCGAGAGCAGGTCACATTGGAAAACCAGGCAGGATTATCAATATTAGCTCGGTAGTCGGCCAGATTGCCATGCCTTTTCTGGGGCCATATGTGGGTTCCAAGTATGCACTGGAGGGTATTTCGCAGGTAATGCGGCGCGAATTGATGCATTACGGCATTGATGTAGTGGTGGTGGGTCCTGGAGCCATCAAAACGCCCATTTGGAACAAAGGGATGGATAGCCTTTACGAGGATACGGCCTTCGCTCGTTCACTGCAAATTTTTGCCAAGGGATTTATCAGGGGCAGTATTAAACATGGGTTTGAGCCCGGGAAATTGGCCCTGGATATCTTCAGGATTTTCAAAAAAGACCGCCCGAAACCGAGGTACGCTATTGTGGCCAAGCCCTTCTTGAATTGGTGGCTTCCAAAGTTTTTGCCTACCAGAATGATGGACAGGTATTTGGCAAAGAAACTTGAGATTATCCGGTAA
- a CDS encoding TonB-dependent receptor domain-containing protein, which yields MKLPSILVLLLMLWHQSHAQTTISGHVKDGANEEALIGAIVSTGVDTTVTDTNGNFHLSVRAFPVTLRVNHLGYQTLTIQMRAPKEITLALEPSSLTLNDVIVTSGSFSRKTLNTPTSIQSINQEMLRRDDPFSVTSALNRTPGVYMHAGTLTTNRITIRGIGSRSLYGTNKIKAYYEDIPLTDGSGNSSIEDIDQEMISRIEITKGPNSSAYGAGLGGAIRLLAPVPSAQQTSAKTSLTMGSFDTHRWMLQGAHHDNKTTVSVVYSDLQRQGFRENSAYSRQQAGVTLKYQLTPQSYFSVLGIFTHLKAFIPSSISEDDFKNNPEKAAFTWKQAKGYEAYDKTLLGLSYHQAFGQDWSLKSTLFLKNRDAYEPRPFNILDEETFTIGTRNTLAKRWENFRFFTGMELFFDEYRWKTFENNYDENSNGSVKGDPLSNNLENRSYFNAFIEAAATLAPNLNATAGLNLNFTHYTLDDQFNEPGNNISGDYAFNPVVSPKLGLTYVTGAHNTLFMNVSHGFSPPSLEETLYPDGQINPDILPESGWNYELGVRGTQRRFTYDLTTYYMQIKNLLVAQRISDDAYVGVNAGLNNHLGVDLLGNYYFVLSDRYTLNAFASVAYMNYHFDEFVNDGNDYSGNELTGVPQWIFNPGVELLSDLGFYGNISGQLVGEIPVNDENSLYAERYFILRAKAGFRYVIGPWELDMNLGANNLSDTKYAAMLLINATGFGGSQPRHYYPGNPRNYFGGVSLKYTFR from the coding sequence ATGAAATTACCTTCGATTCTCGTTTTGCTCCTAATGCTTTGGCATCAAAGCCATGCACAAACAACTATTTCCGGTCATGTGAAAGATGGTGCGAACGAAGAAGCACTCATAGGTGCAATAGTCAGTACGGGAGTCGATACTACAGTCACAGACACAAATGGAAATTTCCATTTGTCCGTGAGGGCTTTTCCTGTAACGCTTCGGGTAAATCACCTGGGGTACCAAACCCTCACCATCCAGATGAGAGCACCTAAGGAAATCACTCTGGCTCTGGAACCCTCCAGCCTCACGCTCAATGACGTGATCGTGACCAGTGGAAGTTTTTCCAGAAAAACACTCAACACGCCCACGAGTATTCAATCCATCAATCAGGAAATGCTCAGACGAGACGACCCTTTTTCAGTCACCAGCGCCCTCAATCGAACTCCCGGGGTGTACATGCATGCGGGTACACTCACCACCAATCGAATCACTATCAGGGGTATTGGCTCCAGAAGCCTCTATGGCACCAATAAGATCAAGGCCTATTATGAGGACATACCCCTCACTGATGGCTCGGGAAACTCTTCCATTGAGGACATTGATCAGGAGATGATCAGCCGGATAGAAATCACCAAAGGCCCTAACTCAAGTGCCTATGGAGCCGGACTGGGGGGAGCCATCAGACTACTGGCCCCTGTACCTTCAGCACAGCAAACCAGTGCCAAAACCAGTCTGACAATGGGCTCATTCGACACCCATAGGTGGATGCTGCAAGGTGCACATCATGACAACAAAACCACCGTATCGGTAGTCTACTCCGACTTACAGCGTCAGGGATTCAGAGAGAACAGTGCCTACAGCAGGCAGCAAGCCGGTGTAACTCTCAAGTACCAGCTGACCCCACAAAGCTACTTTTCTGTACTGGGTATATTCACTCACTTAAAAGCCTTCATCCCCAGCTCTATCAGTGAAGATGATTTTAAAAACAATCCTGAAAAAGCAGCATTCACCTGGAAACAAGCCAAGGGGTATGAAGCCTACGACAAAACGCTGCTGGGTCTGAGCTACCACCAGGCTTTCGGGCAGGATTGGAGCTTGAAATCAACTCTTTTTCTAAAAAACCGTGATGCCTATGAGCCAAGGCCTTTTAATATTTTGGACGAAGAGACCTTTACCATAGGTACCAGAAACACACTGGCCAAGCGATGGGAAAACTTTAGGTTCTTCACTGGTATGGAGCTATTTTTTGATGAATACCGATGGAAAACCTTTGAGAACAACTATGACGAAAATAGCAATGGCAGCGTGAAGGGAGATCCTCTTTCAAACAACCTGGAAAACCGAAGCTATTTCAATGCTTTTATCGAAGCAGCCGCCACATTGGCTCCAAATCTCAATGCTACAGCCGGACTCAACTTAAATTTCACCCATTATACCCTGGATGATCAGTTCAATGAGCCAGGCAACAACATCAGTGGAGATTATGCATTTAATCCAGTGGTTTCTCCCAAGCTGGGGCTGACCTATGTGACAGGTGCTCACAATACGCTTTTTATGAATGTAAGTCACGGCTTCTCTCCTCCTAGTCTGGAAGAGACCCTGTACCCCGATGGTCAAATTAACCCGGACATCCTGCCAGAATCTGGTTGGAATTATGAATTGGGTGTTCGGGGTACGCAGCGCAGGTTTACCTACGACCTCACCACCTACTACATGCAGATCAAAAACCTGTTAGTAGCTCAGCGTATAAGTGACGATGCCTATGTAGGTGTCAATGCCGGATTGAATAATCACCTTGGGGTGGATCTTTTGGGCAATTATTACTTTGTGCTTTCAGACCGATATACTCTCAATGCTTTTGCCAGCGTGGCCTATATGAATTATCATTTTGATGAATTTGTGAACGACGGAAATGACTATAGTGGAAATGAGCTAACCGGAGTACCCCAGTGGATTTTCAACCCGGGAGTAGAGCTACTCAGCGACCTGGGTTTCTATGGAAATATCAGCGGACAATTGGTTGGGGAGATTCCTGTAAATGATGAAAATTCTCTTTATGCCGAACGGTATTTCATCCTCAGAGCCAAAGCCGGGTTCAGGTACGTCATTGGACCCTGGGAGCTCGACATGAATCTGGGTGCCAACAACCTCTCTGATACCAAATATGCTGCAATGCTCTTGATCAACGCAACTGGTTTTGGAGGTAGTCAGCCTCGACATTATTATCCAGGCAATCCCAGAAACTATTTCGGCGGAGTTTCCCTCAAGTACACTTTCAGATAG
- the azu gene encoding azurin, whose amino-acid sequence MKKSRLYVCLLAGSALIYACGGGSQKQSAESTDTAVAEVPAEVVVDSVTLEISANDNMQFSTDQLKVTEGQVVTLNFKHTGKMPKESMGHNWVLLAAGSDPAVFGAAATTAPKTGYIPQDKLEWVIANTPIIGGGEEVSISFQAPKAGYYKFICSFPGHWGVMQGDFVVSPR is encoded by the coding sequence ATGAAAAAATCTAGATTATACGTATGCCTTTTGGCTGGTTCGGCGCTGATTTACGCCTGTGGAGGGGGCTCTCAAAAACAGTCTGCTGAGAGTACCGATACCGCGGTGGCGGAGGTACCTGCAGAGGTGGTGGTAGATTCTGTGACGTTGGAAATTTCCGCCAACGACAACATGCAATTCAGCACAGACCAACTCAAAGTAACTGAAGGACAGGTGGTGACGCTGAATTTTAAACATACAGGTAAAATGCCCAAGGAGTCTATGGGACATAATTGGGTGCTTCTGGCAGCTGGTTCGGATCCGGCAGTCTTTGGTGCGGCTGCTACCACGGCTCCCAAGACAGGTTATATTCCACAGGATAAACTCGAGTGGGTGATTGCCAATACACCCATCATAGGAGGTGGCGAGGAGGTGAGTATCAGCTTTCAGGCGCCAAAGGCCGGTTATTACAAATTCATCTGTAGTTTCCCCGGACACTGGGGCGTGATGCAAGGTGACTTTGTGGTATCACCGAGGTAA